In the genome of Drosophila pseudoobscura strain MV-25-SWS-2005 chromosome 3, UCI_Dpse_MV25, whole genome shotgun sequence, one region contains:
- the Lac gene encoding lachesin, which translates to MWRPKMVNNVGSTLAGSLLLGLALLATQAEAQRTPTISYITQEQIKDIGGTVEFDCSVQYAKEYNVLFLKTDSDPVFLSTGSTLVIKDSRFSLRYDPSSSTYKLQIKDIQETDAGTYTCQVVISTVHKVSAEVKLSVRRPPVISDNSTQSIVASEGSEVQMECFASGYPTPTITWRRENNAILPTDSATYVGNILRIKSVKKEDRGTYYCVADNGVSRGDRRNINIEVEFSPVITVPRPRLGQALQYDMDLECHIEAYPPPAIVWTKDDIQLANNQHYSISHFATADEYTDSTLRVITIEKRQYGDYVCKATNRFGEAEARVNLFETIIPVCPPACGQAYFAGAEDVAATSFALVGILLALLFTR; encoded by the exons ATGTGGCGCCCCAAGATGGtaaataacgtgggaagcacgTTAGCTGGCTCCCTTTTGCTGGGACTTGCCCTCCTCGCCACGCAGGCAGAGGCGCAGAGGACGCCAACCATTTCATACATCACACAGGAACAGATCAAGGACATCGGCGGCACTGTCGAGTTCGACTGCTCCGTTCAGTATGCCAAGGAGTACAATGTGCTCTTCCTCAAGACCGACTCGGATCCGGTCTTCCTCTCCACGGGCTCCACGCTCGTCATCAAAGACTCGCGCTTCTCGCTGCGCTACGACCCCAGTTCTTCCACCTACAAACTGCAAATAAAGGACATCCAGGAGACGGACGCTGGCACCTACACCTGCCAGGTGGTGATCTCCACCGTGCACAAGGTGAGCGCCGAAGTCAAGCTCTCTGTGCGCCGCCCGCCCGTTATCTCCGACAATTCCACGCAATCGATTGTGGCCAGCGAGGGCAGCGAGGTCCAAATGGAGTGCTTTGCCAGCGGTTACCCGACCCCGACCATCACATGGCGTCGCGAGAACAATGCCATTCTGCCAACGG ATAGTGCCACCTATGTGGGCAACATACTGCGCATCAAGTCGGTGAAGAAGGAGGACCGCGGCACCTACTACTGTGTGGCCGACAACGGGGTCAGCAGGGGAGATCGCCGCAACATCAACATTGAGGTGGAGTTTTCGCCAGTGATAACCGTGCCACGGCCCCGTCTCGGCCAGGCGCTGCAGTATGACATGGATCTGGAGTGCCACATCGAGGCCTACCCACCGCCGGCCATTGTCTGGACCAAGGATGACATCCAGCTGGCCAACAACCAGCACTACAGCATCTCGCACTTTGCCACCGCCGACGAGtacaccgactcgacgctgcgCGTGATCACCATCGAGAAGCGCCAGTACGGAGATTATGTGTGCAAGGCCACCAATCGCTTTGGCGAGGCCGAGGCTCGTGTGAATCTGTTCGAGACGATCATCCCCGTGTGCCCGCCGGCCTGTGGCCAGGCGTACTTTGCCGGAGCCGAGGATGTGGCTGCCACCTCCTTTGCCCTGGTGGGCATCTTGCTGGCGCTGCTCTTCACCAGATAA
- the Obp47b gene encoding uncharacterized protein Obp47b, with product MSPSQMLLISVVLGVALSTQSVLGQTIDCQRPPQLVDPALCCRDGGQDQVAEKCAQRIIGGGNGQARKGLPSLETATCLAECILTTSQYIQDPQKLNLDNIRSDLSRKFSNDTIYVDAMTTAFTKCEPQSQRRLAAIQQSQQQHKCSPFSAILLGCTYMEYFKNCPEHRWTQNADCALAKTYVTQCGLGA from the exons ATGTCCCCAAGTCAGATGTTGTTAATTTCTGTAGTGCTCGGTGTGGCGTTGAGCACTCAAAGCGTGCTAGGTCAGACAATCGACTGTCAAAGACCACCCCAACTTGTG GATCCAGCATTGTGCTGCAGGGACGGTGGTCAGGACCAGGTTGCAGAGAAATGCGCCCAGAGGATTATAGGAGGAGGAAATGGACAGGCTAGGAAAGGCCTGCCATCGCTGGAAACTGCCACA TGTCTGGCTGAGTGCATCCTCACAACGTCACAGTACATTCAGGATCCACAGAAGCTTAACTTGGACAACATCCGCAGTGATCTCTCCAGAAAGTTTTCCAATGACACCATTTATGTGGATGCGATGACAACAGCGTTTACCAAATGTGAGCCCCAATCACAACGTCGGCTGGCAGCCATCCAGCAAtcccagcaacagcacaaaTGCAGTCCCTTTTCGGCGATTCTTCTCGGTTGCACATACATGGAGTACTTTAAGAATTGCCCCGAACATCGGTGGACGCAGAATGCGGATTGCGCCTTAGCTAAGACTTATGTTACTCAATGTGGACTGGGGGCTTAG
- the dgt5 gene encoding augmin complex subunit dgt5, with the protein MAHSDKIEAFKAWATSLGCAPSVIPADDDLRNIFKSGSHQLFAQLQRRVRPREEVEEVRANLLIAQVERHKGKVVPLASRSLLPPQLQRLQQMKELTKEKETAEQTLKEARQEYNKLSASIKSKNIQTIRAKNKRDLLESKCNMLELKLESMKKSYEQELRNKAQILASTPVKLSSENASEKRATKVVEQALKELDTFYGVCNDETNSADVLAQAKERLWNEMRSIFSKTPSAPLFNVIMKIKEKQLQYITQLSTANKGNTPKAKPLLTNYEVKLLKTKAEMLGLAARYLSADKELVKLEARFCEDYTPFVDELQKKVNSFNAIASTDEDSTDELISDFLVQFTMRTFNMARNEFLVEQIEQLRQEHKAGAKQLENHDLILSSVKQVYSAVSTSINRIQEDMGQLSQIKEKILYSRNMMKNLLDDMHAATQSQNAKSQLISTKLKVNNMSMLSSESFYMANDSVFCSTKLEFDGNNSIANSTLVPGAAGSAVTHTSGPGTLVPCHLLELNTFAEMPLVKFSCVPRSCADLLSANPLIVEVQELASTVQLVPGHLLTPFRALQEVRKRILWASAIAAHTSDLKLNLQPLIVDPHDLKLKARRQQEEIEQKLDSLTGIAVKSRLQLQKAERIYHFILENPLNRYVPPTKVFSNGTFSDYESEFNLYYRMATMEGSFMATK; encoded by the exons atgGCACACTCTGATAAAATTGAGGCATTTAAAGCATGGGCTACAAGTCTTGGATGTGCGCCCAGTGTCATACCAGCCGATGATGATCTGAGAAA CATCTTCAAATCGGGCTCCCACCAGCTTTTTGCGCAACTGCAGAGACGTGTTCGACCTCGGGAAGAGGTGGAGGAGGTAAGGGCAAATCTGCTCATCGCCCAGGTGGAGCGTCATAAGGGCAAGGTGGTGCCCCTAGCCTCGCGCAGCCTTCTACCACCGCAGCTTCAAAGGCTCCAACAAATGAAGGAGCTGacgaaggagaaggagactGCAGAACAAACTCTGAAGGAGGCCAGACAGGAGTATAATAAACTTTCCGCCAGCATCAAATCAAAGA ACATACAAACCATTAGGGCCAAGAACAAGCGAGATCTTCTGGAGTCAAAGTGCAATATGCTGGAGCTGAAACTGGAGTCTATGAAAAAATCGTATGAGCAGGAGCTGAGGAACAAGGCCCAAATCTTGGCGAGCACACCAGTCAAATTGAGTTCGGAGAACGCTAGCGAGAAGCGGGCCACCAAGGTAGTGGAACAGGCGCTCAAGGAGCTAGATACATTTTATGGTGTCTGCAATGACGAGACAAACAGTGCAGACGTATTGGCCCAGGCCAAGGAACGGCTTTGGAACGAAATGCGGAGCATCTTTTCTAAAACTCCTAGTGCTCCACTTTTCAATGTAATAATGAAGATCAAGGAGAAACAGCTGCAGTATATAACGCAACTAAGTACGGCGAATAAGGGAAACACCCCAAAAGCCAAGCCCCTTTTGACCAACTACGAGGTAAAACTTCTGAAGACCAAAGCGGAGATGCTCGGACTGGCGGCCAGGTACCTTTCTGCTGATAAGGAGTTGGTCAAGCTGGAGGCTCGCTTCTGCGAGGACTATACTCCTTTTGTTGACGAGCTGCAAAAGAAGGTGAACAGCTTCAATGCGATTGCCAGTACCGACGAGGACAGCACGGACGAGCTAATCAGCGACTTTCTTGTGCAGTTTACCATGCGGACTTTCAATATGGCCCGCAACGAATTCCTCGTCGAGCAAATTGAGCAGCTGCGCCAGGAGCATAAGGCAGGCGCCAAGCAGCTGGAAAATCACGATCTAATTCTAAGCTCCGTGAAGCAGGTGTACAGCGCAGTAAGCACCTCCATCAATCGCATACAGGAAGATATGGGCCAGCTTTCGCAGATAAAGGAGAAGATCCTCTACTCGAGGAACATGATGAAGAACTTGCTCGATGACATGCATGCAGCCACCCAGAGCCAGAATGCCAAATCTCAGCTGATCAGCACCAAGCTAAAGGTCAACAACATGTCGATGCTGAGCTCGGAAAGCTTCTACATGGCCAACGACAGTGTGTTCTGTAGCACCAAGCTTGAGTTCgatggcaacaacagcattGCCAACTCCACTCTGGTGCCAGGAGCAGCCGGCTCGGCAGTTACTCACACATCTGGGCCCGGCACCCTTGTGCCCTGCCACCTTCTCGAACTAAACACGTTCGCTGAAATGCCGCTGGTAAAGTTTAGCTGCGTACCCCGATCCTG CGCCGATTTGCTGTCGGCCAATCCGCTCATCGTTGAAGTCCAGGAGCTGGCCTCCACCGTTCAACTGGTGCCGGGCCATCTGCTGACACCCTTCAGGGCCCTGCAGGAAGTCCGTAAACGCATTTTGTGGGCGTCGGCAATTGCCGCACACACGTCTGacttgaaattgaatttgcagCCATTAATTG TGGATCCGCACGATTTGAAGCTGAAGGCACGTCGGCAGCAGGAGGAAATCGAACAAAAGCTGGACAGCTTAACGGGCATCGCCGTGAAGTCCAGACTTCAGTTGCAAAAGGCTGAGCGCATCTATCACTTCATACTCGAGAATCCGTTGAATCGCTACGTGCCTCCCACAAAGGTCTTCAGCAACGGCACCTTTTCCGACTACGAATCAGAGTTCAATCTGTATTATCGCATGGCCACCATGGAGGGCTCGTTTATGGCCACTAAATAA